The proteins below come from a single Hyperolius riggenbachi isolate aHypRig1 chromosome 8, aHypRig1.pri, whole genome shotgun sequence genomic window:
- the LOC137527954 gene encoding small ribosomal subunit protein eS4 codes for MARGPKKHLKRVAAPKHWMLDKLTGVFAPRPSTGPHKLRECLPLIIFLRNRLKYALTGDEVKKICMQRFIKIDGKVRTDITYPAGFMDVISIEKTGEHFRLVYDTKGRFAVHRITAEEAKYKLCKVRKTWVGTKGIPHLVTHDARTIRYPDPLTKVNDTVQIDLETGKITDFIKFDTGNLCMVTGGANLGRIGVITNRERHPGSFDVVHVKDANGNSFATRLSNIFVIGKGNKPWISLPRGKGIRLTIAEERDKRLAAKQTSG; via the exons ATG GCTCGCGGACCGAAGAAGCACCTGAAACGTGTGGCAGCGCCCAAGCACTGGATGCTGGATAAGCTGACTGGTGTCTTT GCACCCCGTCCGTCCACCGGTCCCCACAAGCTCAGagagtgtctgcctctcatcatctTCCTGAGGAACAGACTGAAGTACGCTCTCACTGGGGATGAGGTGAAGAAGATCTGTATGCAGCGCTTCATCAAGATCGATGGCAAAGTCCGCACTGATATCACCTACCCAGCTGGGTTCATGG ATGTGATCAGCATTGAAAAAACTGGTGAACACTTCCGTCTGGTGTACGACACCAAGGGTCGGTTTGCAGTGCACAGAATCACAGCTGAGGAGGCCAAG TACAAGCTGTGTAAAGTGAGGAAAACCTGGGTGGGGACAAAAGGAATTCCTCATCTGGTGACCCACGACGCCCGCACCATCCGCTACCCGGATCCTCTGACCAAGGTCAACGATACCGTTCAGATCGATCTGGAGACTGGAAAGATCACGGACTTCATCAAATTTGATACTG GTAACCTGTGCATGGTAACTGGAGGCGCTAACTTGGGGCGAATCGGTGTCATCACCAACAGGGAGAGGCACCCAGGATCTTTTGATGTGGTCCACGTCAAGGACGCCAATGGCAACAGTTTCGCCACCAGGCTGTCAAACATTTTTGTGATCGGCAAA GGTAACAAGCCTTGGATCTCCCTGCCACGTGGAAAGGGTATCCGTCTGACCATCGCTGAGGAGAGAGACAAGAGACTGGCCGCCAAGCAGACCAGCGGCTAA
- the BRD3OS gene encoding putative uncharacterized protein BRD3OS, which yields MSGGRVPLAEKALSEGYARLRYRDTSLLIWQQQQQKLETAPPGTYLNRSQSMWYSQYGNQSILVRDKNSISRDTGQSRFCSIM from the coding sequence ATGAGCGGTGGTCGGGTACCGCTGGCGGAGAAGGCCTTGTCCGAGGGGTACGCCAGACTGCGCTACAGGGACACCTCCCTACTCATctggcagcaacagcagcagaagcTGGAGACGGCGCCCCCCGGCACCTATCTGAACCGCAGTCAGAGCATGTGGTACTCCCAGTATGGAAACCAGTCCATCCTGGTGCGTGACAAGAACAGCATTTCACGGGACACCGGGCAATCCCGCTTCTGCAGCATCATGTGA